The following are from one region of the Terriglobia bacterium genome:
- the selB gene encoding selenocysteine-specific translation elongation factor, which translates to MKHVIIGTAGHIDHGKTALVKALTGIDADRLEEEKRRGITIDLGFAHLELAAPSGEKIRLGFIDVPGHERFVRNMLAGVGGIDLVLMVIAADESIKPQTCEHFEICRLLSIPRGITVITKADMVDEDTLSVVRMEIEDFVRGSFLDVSRSPVVAVSALKGTGLDELKREIIRLAADVPARDTEALFRLPIDRVFTMKGFGAVVTGTLIAGKVKKEEEVEVFPSRKRARVRGVQVHGSSAEQAIAGQRTALNLAGVQMEELARGMTLAAPGVFEPTQRFEVQISLLKDAKPLKNRARVHFHAFTSETIAEVALHVITELKPGASAFAQLRAAEPLLLLPGDRAILRQFSPVVTIGGAVVLDAFPLSRQKQDAVQRFLQILSSGNRQEAVLARIARRGHEGLSLAAAVRETGLKQSVLQPAIAALAQQKQIIQVGDFLLSGEAMHKTREKLVATLEAFHKANPLVGGISKEELREKLGLHQTVMEAMLAQLTRDKKAEVAGEQVRLAGRGVELKDEEAKAKQQIERAFADAGLKVPLMKEVLDRLPIDKARAQKLVTLLLRDRVLIKLADDLVFHHTALQGLRQLMAAQKAKTPKIDVGAFKDLIGVTRKYAIPLLEYLDQQRVTRRVGDERVIL; encoded by the coding sequence ATGAAGCATGTCATCATCGGCACCGCCGGACACATCGACCACGGCAAGACCGCGCTGGTCAAGGCCCTCACAGGCATTGATGCCGACCGTCTGGAGGAAGAGAAGCGCCGCGGCATAACCATTGATCTCGGCTTCGCTCACCTGGAGCTCGCCGCACCCAGCGGAGAGAAGATTCGTTTGGGCTTCATAGACGTTCCGGGGCACGAGCGCTTTGTCCGCAACATGCTCGCCGGCGTCGGAGGAATTGACCTCGTCCTCATGGTCATTGCCGCCGACGAATCCATCAAGCCGCAGACCTGCGAGCATTTTGAAATCTGCCGCCTGCTCTCCATCCCACGCGGCATCACCGTGATCACCAAAGCGGACATGGTCGATGAAGACACGCTCAGCGTCGTGCGCATGGAGATTGAAGACTTCGTGCGCGGATCGTTTCTCGATGTGAGCCGGTCACCGGTCGTCGCTGTGAGCGCGCTCAAAGGAACCGGTCTGGACGAACTGAAGCGCGAGATCATTCGTCTTGCCGCTGACGTTCCCGCCCGCGATACCGAAGCGCTCTTTCGCTTGCCTATTGACCGTGTCTTCACCATGAAGGGCTTTGGCGCAGTCGTGACCGGCACACTCATCGCCGGCAAGGTAAAAAAGGAAGAAGAAGTTGAGGTCTTCCCTTCGCGCAAGCGTGCGCGCGTGCGCGGCGTGCAAGTGCATGGCAGCAGCGCAGAGCAAGCCATTGCCGGCCAGCGAACCGCGCTCAACCTCGCGGGTGTACAGATGGAAGAACTGGCGCGTGGCATGACGCTGGCTGCGCCCGGCGTCTTCGAGCCCACACAAAGATTTGAGGTCCAGATATCTCTTCTCAAAGACGCCAAGCCGCTCAAGAACCGCGCGCGTGTTCACTTCCATGCGTTTACCTCAGAGACGATCGCCGAGGTCGCTCTGCATGTCATAACCGAACTCAAGCCCGGCGCTTCGGCCTTCGCTCAGCTCCGCGCTGCCGAACCTCTCTTGCTGCTGCCCGGCGACCGCGCCATCCTGCGTCAGTTTTCGCCGGTCGTCACAATTGGCGGAGCTGTGGTGCTGGACGCATTCCCGTTGTCACGCCAGAAACAGGATGCCGTCCAACGTTTCTTGCAGATACTTTCTTCCGGCAATCGACAGGAGGCCGTGCTGGCGCGCATTGCGCGGCGCGGACATGAAGGTCTTTCACTGGCTGCGGCAGTGCGTGAGACCGGATTGAAGCAATCAGTCCTGCAGCCTGCGATCGCCGCGCTGGCACAGCAAAAACAAATTATCCAGGTCGGAGACTTCCTGCTCTCCGGCGAAGCCATGCACAAAACCCGGGAGAAACTTGTCGCCACGCTCGAAGCGTTTCACAAAGCCAATCCGCTGGTCGGCGGCATCAGCAAAGAAGAGCTGCGCGAGAAGTTGGGCCTTCACCAGACCGTAATGGAAGCCATGCTCGCCCAGCTCACGCGCGACAAGAAAGCTGAAGTCGCAGGCGAGCAGGTCCGGCTCGCCGGCCGTGGCGTGGAGTTGAAAGACGAAGAGGCAAAAGCCAAGCAGCAGATTGAAAGGGCCTTTGCCGATGCCGGCCTGAAAGTGCCGCTGATGAAAGAAGTGCTCGACAGACTTCCCATCGACAAGGCGCGAGCTCAAAAGCTCGTCACTCTTCTGCTCCGCGACCGCGTGTTGATCAAGCTGGCTGACGACCTGGTATTTCATCACACTGCCTTACAAGGCTTGCGCCAGCTCATGGCCGCGCAGAAAGCCAAGACGCCCAAGATCGACGTTGGGGCCTTTAAAGACCTTATCGGCGTAACCCGCAAATACGCCATTCCTCTGCTTGAATACCTTGACCAGCAGCGCGTTACCCGCCGCGTGGGCGACGAACGCGTAATTCTATAA
- the purF gene encoding amidophosphoribosyltransferase, protein MAVHNHLEASTMAYLGLHQLQHRGQESAGVVSSNGERLFMHKAMGEVAEIFTEDALKKLPGNLAIGHTRYSTAGDSAVLNAQPIMVDCNKGMIALAHNGNLVNANEIRARLEAQGSIFQTTSDTEVIVHLIAQSKEHTLPEAVCDALRRIEGAFSLVMMTRDRVFAIRDPRGFRPLSMGRIPNGGPTGDTVVFASETCAFDLIGAVYERDVKPGEMVVVGPEGTFSRYFASEMKQSACIFEHVYFSRPDSVVFGRSVQASREAMGRQLAKESPVEADLVVPVPDSGVAAALGYSSESLLPFRFGLIRNHYVGRTFIEPEQRVRDFGVKLKLNPIRSLLTGKRIILVDDSIVRGTTSRKIVRMVRDAGAKEVHVRISCPPTISPCYYGVDTPSKGQLIASNKSLEEIRDYIGADSLAYLSLEGLRAACAEGEKTTYCSSCYTGVYPTDFIPLDKIQPVAAEKP, encoded by the coding sequence ATGGCGGTGCACAATCACCTTGAAGCCTCCACAATGGCGTACCTCGGGTTGCACCAGTTGCAGCACCGCGGACAGGAGTCTGCCGGCGTTGTGTCGTCCAACGGCGAGCGTCTCTTCATGCACAAGGCCATGGGAGAGGTAGCGGAAATATTTACTGAAGATGCCCTCAAGAAGCTGCCGGGTAATCTGGCCATCGGACACACGCGTTACTCGACTGCCGGTGACTCCGCCGTGCTCAACGCGCAGCCCATCATGGTGGACTGCAACAAGGGCATGATTGCTCTGGCACACAATGGCAACCTTGTAAACGCAAATGAAATCCGCGCACGGCTGGAAGCGCAAGGCTCCATCTTCCAGACCACCAGCGATACTGAAGTTATCGTGCATTTGATCGCGCAATCCAAGGAACACACATTGCCGGAAGCCGTATGCGACGCGCTGCGACGGATTGAAGGCGCGTTTTCCCTGGTGATGATGACGCGCGACCGCGTTTTTGCTATTCGCGATCCGCGCGGCTTCCGTCCGCTTTCCATGGGACGCATTCCCAACGGTGGCCCCACCGGCGATACAGTCGTGTTCGCCTCTGAGACTTGCGCGTTTGACCTGATTGGGGCCGTCTATGAGCGTGACGTCAAGCCTGGAGAAATGGTCGTCGTCGGGCCTGAAGGCACTTTCTCGCGTTATTTTGCTTCAGAGATGAAGCAGTCCGCCTGCATCTTTGAGCATGTATATTTCTCGCGCCCAGATAGCGTGGTTTTCGGTCGATCCGTGCAGGCGAGCCGTGAAGCCATGGGACGGCAGTTGGCGAAGGAATCGCCGGTAGAAGCCGATCTTGTTGTGCCCGTGCCGGACTCCGGCGTGGCCGCAGCGCTGGGATATTCCTCTGAGTCGCTGCTGCCATTCCGCTTTGGGTTGATCCGCAACCATTATGTGGGACGCACCTTCATTGAGCCGGAGCAGCGCGTGCGCGACTTTGGCGTAAAGCTCAAGCTGAATCCTATCCGCAGTCTGCTCACCGGCAAGCGGATAATTCTGGTGGACGATTCCATAGTCCGCGGCACTACCAGCCGCAAGATTGTCCGCATGGTGCGCGATGCCGGCGCAAAGGAAGTACACGTGCGAATCTCCTGCCCGCCGACGATTTCTCCGTGCTATTACGGCGTGGACACGCCATCGAAGGGCCAGCTCATTGCGTCGAACAAGTCGCTGGAAGAAATCCGCGACTACATTGGCGCTGACTCGCTGGCGTATTTATCGCTGGAAGGATTGCGTGCAGCCTGCGCTGAAGGCGAGAAGACGACCTATTGTTCGTCCTGCTATACCGGCGTCTATCCGACGGATTTTATTCCTCTGGATAAGATCCAACCGGTGGCAGCAGAGAAGCCGTAG
- a CDS encoding helix-turn-helix domain-containing protein: MSKREAAELLGVSTRGIERAVRRGHLNVVYHDSKHGKKAWFSPGDLERYRQQQQARGPVGFMTGSGGGPTIGTVIPRVEMQPRPPAELSRRTMAKTVPIIDRLTLMIAEAAQLSGLPRKFLIESVRSGALKSVKIGRIAFIKRSDLNEFVRCL; encoded by the coding sequence ATGTCCAAGCGTGAAGCGGCCGAGCTGCTGGGTGTTTCCACCCGAGGAATTGAGCGGGCGGTTCGTCGCGGCCACTTGAACGTGGTCTACCACGACAGCAAACATGGCAAAAAAGCCTGGTTTTCCCCCGGAGATCTGGAGCGCTATCGGCAGCAACAGCAGGCGCGCGGTCCAGTGGGATTCATGACCGGCTCCGGTGGCGGCCCTACCATTGGCACTGTGATCCCGAGGGTCGAGATGCAGCCGCGACCGCCCGCAGAACTGTCACGGCGAACCATGGCAAAGACGGTCCCGATTATCGACCGCCTGACGTTGATGATCGCTGAAGCGGCGCAACTCTCCGGTTTGCCGCGCAAGTTTCTGATAGAGAGCGTTCGTTCAGGAGCTCTGAAGTCCGTAAAAATCGGTCGCATCGCTTTTATCAAACGCAGCGACTTGAATGAGTTTGTGCGATGCCTCTGA
- a CDS encoding FRG domain-containing protein, whose amino-acid sequence MPSGAVNARFPCRELGDYMEEVKKVQKTWRKGKVESKGDSMPLWFRGQRSAKWDLRPRIYRHEYAEALESEIRLEFEGHGLQLATTNLNRTKWEWYFLMQHYGAPTRLLDWTGNPLAALYFAIADESIKDDVKNQDAAVWIFDPWRWNNLHFSGLSGPSLPGWKETEPFLPDLEDACNRERVRKRWPIAIEPPSIDRRLANQAARFLLFGKEKDLVKAMDRTKNEREKTPRLAYIVLAHEKLDSIRCELDDIGVNHRMLFPDLQGLGAHLSWEWKGFRKARHLY is encoded by the coding sequence ATGCCTTCAGGAGCCGTCAACGCCCGTTTTCCATGTCGAGAGCTTGGCGACTACATGGAGGAAGTGAAGAAAGTCCAGAAGACGTGGAGAAAAGGAAAAGTGGAATCCAAAGGGGACAGTATGCCACTTTGGTTTCGAGGTCAACGGTCTGCAAAGTGGGATCTCCGGCCTCGAATCTATCGTCATGAATATGCTGAGGCTTTAGAATCTGAGATTAGGCTTGAGTTTGAGGGCCACGGCTTACAACTAGCGACAACAAATCTGAACCGCACGAAGTGGGAATGGTACTTCTTGATGCAACATTACGGTGCGCCGACAAGATTGTTGGATTGGACTGGAAACCCGCTAGCGGCGCTCTATTTTGCGATTGCAGACGAGTCGATAAAGGACGATGTCAAGAATCAAGACGCTGCGGTCTGGATTTTTGACCCCTGGCGTTGGAACAACTTGCATTTTAGTGGACTCAGTGGCCCTAGCTTGCCGGGCTGGAAGGAAACCGAACCGTTTCTTCCTGATCTTGAAGATGCCTGCAATCGAGAACGGGTTCGGAAGCGCTGGCCAATCGCCATCGAACCTCCGAGCATCGACCGACGACTCGCTAATCAGGCAGCTCGATTCCTCTTGTTCGGCAAGGAGAAAGACCTTGTCAAGGCTATGGACCGAACAAAGAACGAGCGCGAGAAAACACCTAGACTGGCGTATATCGTGCTCGCACATGAGAAATTGGATAGCATTCGCTGCGAGCTCGACGACATTGGCGTCAACCATCGCATGCTTTTTCCCGATCTACAGGGATTGGGGGCCCACTTATCGTGGGAGTGGAAAGGGTTCCGCAAAGCAAGGCATCTCTACTGA
- the thrS gene encoding threonine--tRNA ligase codes for MAQNIQVTLPDGSKKEVPSGTTPLDIARSISPRLADAALVAKVKRSAVGTQLSATESSESKAPGSMHAPAAKDGWQFADLSKPLEEDVDLRLLTDRDPDALYVYRHSSAHLLATAVLELFPETKLGHGPPTDTGFFYDFFRPTPFTPEDLEKIEKRMGEVAARDEKFEREFIPRNEGLARFRAEGDFMKVHFIEQFTKQGEPISTYRNGKFVDFCRGPHVPSTGRIKAFKLTSIAGAYWLGDEKNPQLQRIYGTSFFNKKDLEQHLHAIEEAKKRDHRVLGKQLDLFSIQELAGPGLIFWHPKGGLIRKEMEDWMRDEYLKRGYSLVYTPHVFRVNLWKTSGHEGYYAQNMFTPMELDDAEYRMKPMNCPGHILIYADSLKSYRDLPVRLGELGTVYRYERSGVMHGLLRVRGFTQDDAHIFCTPEQIEDEIAGCIEFALAVLKTFGFNEYQVELSIWDPTDKKSFVGGEENWNRAINSLEKVLKQLNIPYKTIVGEAAFYGPKIDIKLVDAIGRLWQLSTVQFDFNLPERFKLEYVAEDGSRKQPVMVHRALFGSVERFFGVLIEHYAGAFPVWLSPIQVGIVPISERHSEYGRKLEQQLKDAGIRAFMDDRAEKMNARIRDLTSQKIPFLLIVGDKEAEAGTVNVRLRGQMQAEGTMPAEQFVERVKKLIAEKSVSLT; via the coding sequence ATGGCCCAAAATATCCAAGTCACGCTTCCTGACGGAAGCAAAAAAGAAGTTCCCAGCGGCACCACGCCCCTTGATATCGCCCGCTCCATCAGTCCACGGCTGGCGGATGCAGCGCTGGTCGCGAAGGTGAAGCGTTCGGCTGTCGGCACTCAGCTTTCAGCCACTGAGTCTTCAGAATCCAAAGCGCCCGGCAGCATGCATGCGCCTGCCGCCAAAGATGGCTGGCAGTTTGCCGACCTGAGCAAGCCGCTGGAAGAAGACGTTGACCTGCGCCTGCTTACGGACCGCGATCCCGACGCGCTGTACGTTTACCGGCATTCGTCCGCCCATTTGCTGGCGACGGCGGTGCTGGAGCTTTTCCCTGAAACCAAGCTGGGCCACGGCCCGCCGACCGACACCGGCTTCTTCTATGACTTCTTCCGTCCAACGCCTTTTACTCCGGAAGACTTGGAAAAGATCGAGAAGCGCATGGGCGAAGTGGCCGCGCGCGACGAAAAGTTTGAGCGTGAATTTATCCCGCGCAATGAAGGGCTGGCGCGCTTCCGCGCTGAAGGCGACTTCATGAAGGTCCACTTCATTGAGCAGTTCACCAAACAGGGCGAACCCATTTCCACGTATCGCAACGGCAAGTTCGTGGACTTCTGCCGCGGGCCGCATGTCCCTTCCACCGGCAGGATCAAGGCTTTCAAGCTCACCAGCATCGCCGGCGCTTACTGGCTGGGCGACGAAAAGAACCCGCAGCTCCAGCGCATCTATGGCACCTCGTTCTTCAACAAGAAGGACCTGGAGCAGCACCTGCATGCTATTGAAGAAGCCAAAAAGCGCGACCATCGCGTGCTGGGCAAGCAGCTTGACCTGTTCAGCATTCAGGAGCTGGCCGGGCCGGGACTGATTTTCTGGCATCCCAAGGGCGGCCTCATCCGCAAGGAAATGGAAGACTGGATGCGTGATGAATATCTGAAGCGCGGGTACTCTCTGGTTTATACGCCGCATGTTTTCCGCGTGAACCTGTGGAAGACCAGCGGACATGAGGGTTATTACGCACAGAATATGTTCACGCCCATGGAGCTGGACGACGCGGAATACCGCATGAAACCGATGAACTGTCCCGGGCACATTCTCATCTATGCGGACTCGCTCAAGTCGTATCGCGACCTGCCGGTGCGTCTGGGCGAGCTTGGGACGGTGTATCGCTATGAGCGTTCTGGCGTAATGCATGGCTTGCTGCGCGTGCGCGGCTTTACCCAGGATGACGCCCACATCTTCTGCACTCCAGAACAGATTGAAGACGAGATTGCCGGCTGCATTGAGTTTGCGCTGGCGGTGCTCAAAACGTTCGGTTTCAATGAATATCAGGTCGAGCTCAGCATATGGGACCCCACTGACAAGAAGAGCTTCGTCGGCGGCGAGGAGAACTGGAACCGTGCCATCAACTCGCTGGAAAAAGTCCTGAAGCAGCTGAACATTCCTTACAAGACCATTGTGGGAGAAGCGGCTTTCTACGGGCCTAAGATCGATATCAAGCTGGTGGACGCCATCGGCCGCCTGTGGCAGCTATCCACGGTGCAGTTTGACTTTAACCTGCCGGAGCGCTTCAAGCTGGAATATGTTGCGGAAGATGGATCGCGTAAACAGCCGGTCATGGTGCATCGCGCGCTGTTTGGATCAGTGGAGCGTTTCTTCGGCGTGCTGATTGAGCATTACGCGGGAGCGTTCCCGGTGTGGCTGTCGCCCATACAGGTGGGGATTGTTCCCATCAGTGAGCGCCACTCTGAATATGGCCGGAAACTTGAGCAGCAATTAAAAGACGCCGGCATACGCGCGTTCATGGATGATCGCGCGGAAAAGATGAATGCAAGAATTCGCGACCTCACGTCGCAGAAGATTCCGTTTCTGCTGATCGTTGGCGACAAGGAAGCCGAAGCGGGCACGGTCAACGTGCGCCTCCGCGGGCAGATGCAGGCGGAAGGCACCATGCCGGCAGAACAGTTTGTGGAACGCGTCAAGAAATTGATTGCGGAGAAATCGGTAAGTCTGACCTAG
- the purL gene encoding phosphoribosylformylglycinamidine synthase subunit PurL gives MPTTHASAITPEVIKDHGITPEEYERIKASLGREPSLTELGIFSVMWSEHCSYKSSRVHLKRLPTRSKLVVQGPGENAGIIDIGDGWACAFKIESHNHPSFIEPFQGAATGVGGILRDIFTMGARPFAVMDSLRFGPITSGSSGSGATTKGMDQATVHKNHSVLEGVVSGIASYGNCFGVPNLGGETKFEPCYSGNPLVNAFALGLVRRDQIFYAKAAGEGNPVIYVGAKTGRDGIHGATMASEEFSEGSEQKRPNVQVGDPFLEKLLLEACVEAMHTGAVVGIQDMGAAGLTCSTCEMGARGGVGIEIELDMVPQRETDMNAYEIMLSESQERMLLVAESGREQEVLKVFEKWGLDGVIVGRVTSGGRLRVLEHGKLVADIPNTALTDDAPLYHRPMEPWTAPVSRTKPSNVKWSSARDLTENLKRLLAAPNICSKRWIFEQYDSMVQSNTVEGPGADAGLMRIKGSKRALAMALDGNGRWCWLDPKLGAMHAVAESARNVSCTGATPVAATNCLNFGNPEKPQIMWQFSQVVDGLTEACTALETPITGGNVSLYNETLGEGIYPTPVIGIVGTLENVTDAMTFHFRQLDREVFLLSGSAETKNAEAEFGSSEYAKEVLGEIWGVPPALDLKQEGALQKCLRELILDHAIESAHDCSDGGVAVALAEASFVKPKAGTATPYVGAEVDLNSNGVFTEAVLFAETASRVVISCDPKKAEIIQQIAVKWGVRADRIGRTIPEKLVISIDGRQAVSAKVSDLRQVWDTALLKALHVDAPEHLVPEVLQKS, from the coding sequence ATGCCTACGACACACGCTTCCGCCATTACTCCTGAAGTCATAAAAGATCACGGCATCACGCCGGAAGAATATGAACGGATCAAGGCCTCGCTGGGGCGCGAACCGTCGCTCACGGAGCTGGGAATTTTCAGCGTGATGTGGAGCGAGCACTGCTCGTACAAGTCGTCGCGCGTCCACTTGAAGCGGCTGCCCACGCGCAGCAAGCTGGTGGTGCAGGGGCCGGGAGAGAACGCAGGCATCATCGATATTGGCGATGGTTGGGCCTGCGCGTTCAAGATCGAGTCCCACAATCATCCATCTTTCATTGAACCGTTCCAGGGCGCGGCTACAGGCGTGGGCGGAATCCTGCGTGACATCTTTACCATGGGCGCGCGGCCTTTTGCGGTGATGGATTCATTGCGGTTTGGGCCGATCACTTCAGGTTCGTCTGGTTCCGGCGCGACGACCAAAGGCATGGATCAGGCGACGGTACACAAGAACCATTCCGTGCTGGAAGGCGTGGTCAGCGGGATAGCTTCATACGGAAATTGTTTTGGTGTGCCCAACCTGGGCGGCGAAACGAAGTTTGAGCCGTGTTATTCGGGAAATCCGCTGGTGAATGCGTTTGCGCTGGGGCTGGTGCGGCGCGACCAGATCTTTTACGCCAAAGCCGCGGGTGAGGGCAACCCGGTGATTTACGTGGGGGCAAAGACCGGACGCGACGGCATCCACGGCGCGACCATGGCGAGTGAAGAGTTCAGCGAAGGCTCTGAGCAGAAGCGGCCCAACGTGCAGGTGGGCGATCCGTTTCTGGAAAAGCTGCTGCTGGAAGCCTGCGTGGAAGCCATGCACACCGGAGCGGTCGTTGGCATACAGGATATGGGCGCTGCGGGACTGACCTGTTCGACCTGCGAAATGGGAGCGCGTGGTGGAGTTGGTATTGAGATTGAACTCGATATGGTGCCGCAGCGCGAAACCGACATGAATGCTTACGAGATCATGCTTAGCGAATCGCAGGAGCGGATGCTGCTGGTGGCTGAAAGCGGACGCGAGCAGGAAGTATTGAAGGTGTTTGAAAAATGGGGGCTCGATGGCGTGATTGTCGGAAGAGTAACCAGTGGCGGCAGGCTGCGCGTGCTGGAACACGGAAAGCTGGTCGCAGACATTCCCAACACCGCGCTGACCGACGATGCGCCGCTGTATCACCGGCCGATGGAGCCATGGACCGCGCCGGTATCGCGCACGAAGCCCTCAAACGTGAAATGGAGTAGCGCGAGGGATCTGACAGAAAATCTGAAGCGGCTGTTGGCTGCGCCGAACATCTGCTCCAAGCGCTGGATTTTTGAGCAGTACGACTCCATGGTGCAATCGAACACCGTGGAAGGGCCGGGCGCGGACGCAGGGCTGATGAGGATTAAAGGATCGAAGCGCGCACTGGCCATGGCGCTGGACGGCAACGGACGCTGGTGCTGGCTTGACCCAAAACTGGGTGCGATGCATGCGGTGGCGGAATCGGCACGCAACGTTTCATGCACGGGAGCCACGCCGGTAGCGGCGACGAACTGCCTGAACTTTGGCAATCCGGAAAAGCCGCAGATCATGTGGCAGTTCTCACAGGTAGTGGATGGCCTTACGGAGGCCTGTACCGCGCTGGAAACGCCCATCACCGGCGGCAACGTGAGCCTCTACAACGAGACACTGGGTGAAGGGATTTATCCCACGCCGGTCATCGGCATTGTGGGAACGCTGGAGAACGTGACGGACGCCATGACGTTCCACTTCCGACAGCTGGATCGTGAAGTTTTTTTGCTGAGCGGATCGGCAGAGACAAAGAATGCGGAAGCGGAGTTTGGCTCATCGGAATACGCGAAAGAGGTCTTGGGAGAGATATGGGGCGTACCGCCCGCGCTCGACCTGAAGCAGGAAGGCGCGCTACAGAAGTGCCTGCGCGAGTTGATCCTTGACCATGCGATTGAGTCGGCGCATGACTGCTCTGATGGCGGAGTGGCTGTAGCGCTAGCGGAAGCCAGCTTTGTGAAGCCAAAGGCCGGGACCGCCACACCTTACGTCGGCGCGGAGGTGGACCTTAACTCCAATGGTGTCTTCACCGAGGCGGTTTTATTCGCAGAAACTGCTAGCCGAGTGGTGATAAGTTGCGACCCTAAAAAGGCTGAAATCATCCAACAAATAGCGGTAAAATGGGGCGTACGCGCGGACCGGATCGGACGCACGATTCCTGAAAAATTAGTGATATCCATTGACGGCAGGCAGGCGGTCTCCGCAAAGGTGTCTGATCTGCGGCAGGTCTGGGACACAGCGTTATTGAAGGCACTGCATGTGGACGCGCCGGAGCATCTGGTGCCAGAAGTGTTGCAGAAAAGCTAA
- the cas1 gene encoding CRISPR-associated endonuclease Cas1, protein MAATKTLSQFVSTRNSCESDASLNIAQTTIAPRSGVVTLAGYGIHVGLDRGHLLVKDGIGSDRRAMRFPRVGHRLRRLVVIGSDGMVSLAALRWLADQDAAFVMLDRDGSVLATTGPVRPSDAKLRRAQALAHSSGSALRIARELIGKKLLGQETVVRDKLLDDTTAKKIAHLRIALDAAEEISSIRLIESQAALAYWTAWSNLPIFFPKNVLARVPEHWRTFGSRHSPLTGSPRLAANPPNAMLNYLYAVLETEARLAVAALGLDPGLGVLHVDTPARDSLACDVMEPVRPLVDSYLLDWITREPLSREWFFEQRDGNCRLMAPFAIRLSETAPTWGRAVAPFAEWVARSFWLHTRNKPLLPPTRLTQQARREAKGQFYDLPVKRAPRPQHVCATCGKPIEPRHEHCRDCLVPLSTESLKQAANAGRMAAQSDEAQRRRAETHRKHILAQSAWSPSSQPAWLTDKVYSEQILPKFGNLTNKMIAETLGVSMPYAADVRKGKRHPHPRHWQTLAELVGVSGNL, encoded by the coding sequence ATGGCAGCTACAAAAACCCTATCGCAATTTGTATCGACTCGCAATTCTTGCGAGTCGGATGCCAGCCTCAACATCGCTCAGACTACAATAGCGCCCCGCTCTGGCGTGGTGACTCTAGCCGGATATGGCATACACGTTGGGCTAGATCGTGGGCATCTGCTCGTCAAAGATGGCATTGGCTCAGATCGACGTGCAATGCGATTTCCACGTGTAGGCCACCGACTTCGCCGTCTTGTTGTGATTGGCTCTGACGGAATGGTCTCGTTAGCTGCTCTCCGTTGGCTGGCAGATCAGGACGCAGCTTTCGTCATGCTTGACCGTGACGGCTCTGTCTTGGCCACGACCGGCCCTGTCCGTCCATCAGATGCAAAGCTTCGGCGTGCCCAAGCTCTCGCTCACTCATCGGGAAGTGCATTGAGAATTGCCCGCGAGCTGATTGGCAAAAAGCTGCTTGGGCAGGAAACTGTCGTTCGCGACAAATTGCTTGACGACACTACAGCAAAGAAAATCGCTCATCTACGGATTGCATTAGACGCAGCAGAGGAAATTTCGTCGATTCGGCTGATAGAGTCTCAAGCCGCTCTCGCGTACTGGACAGCATGGAGCAACTTGCCTATTTTCTTCCCCAAAAATGTTCTTGCTCGTGTTCCTGAGCATTGGCGAACGTTTGGAAGCCGGCATTCTCCGCTGACTGGTTCGCCCCGACTTGCCGCTAATCCACCAAATGCGATGCTGAATTATCTTTACGCAGTGCTAGAAACCGAAGCCCGATTGGCGGTAGCTGCTTTGGGCCTTGATCCTGGCCTTGGGGTGCTCCATGTTGACACGCCAGCTCGTGACAGCCTTGCCTGTGATGTCATGGAGCCTGTTCGGCCCTTGGTCGATTCGTACTTGCTGGATTGGATTACTCGCGAGCCCCTGAGTCGAGAATGGTTTTTTGAGCAGCGTGACGGCAATTGTCGTTTGATGGCACCTTTCGCCATTCGCCTTAGCGAGACTGCGCCGACCTGGGGACGTGCTGTTGCACCATTTGCGGAGTGGGTTGCTAGATCCTTTTGGTTACACACGCGCAACAAGCCTCTATTGCCGCCAACCCGCCTTACTCAGCAGGCGAGAAGAGAAGCCAAGGGCCAATTTTATGATCTACCTGTCAAACGTGCGCCACGACCCCAACACGTCTGTGCTACTTGCGGCAAACCGATTGAGCCCCGGCATGAGCATTGTCGTGATTGCTTGGTCCCGCTTTCGACTGAATCTCTAAAGCAAGCCGCGAATGCCGGAAGGATGGCCGCGCAAAGCGACGAAGCACAAAGACGACGTGCCGAAACGCACCGGAAGCACATCCTTGCGCAAAGCGCCTGGTCGCCGTCCAGTCAACCTGCATGGCTCACTGATAAGGTTTATTCCGAACAGATACTGCCAAAGTTCGGCAATCTCACAAACAAGATGATTGCAGAGACGCTTGGCGTTTCAATGCCCTACGCCGCTGATGTTCGCAAGGGGAAACGGCATCCGCATCCGAGACACTGGCAGACGCTGGCGGAACTGGTTGGCGTTTCCGGGAACTTGTGA